A section of the Telopea speciosissima isolate NSW1024214 ecotype Mountain lineage chromosome 3, Tspe_v1, whole genome shotgun sequence genome encodes:
- the LOC122653466 gene encoding exocyst complex component EXO70A1-like produces MESHESVFMKVEAAENLILRWDSSASEEARERMIFDGGNRQETDRYLRAVDEIQRSMESVSVSGDTFSGGGGDPGKANGAIQIAMAHLEDGFRNILIIHTNPIDFDSVLHSNSFSTLSSSSRTSDGGACDFDVDDLYPVNDGGGGSGRRSSSREEELQEGEGSTSNSGDRTPSYRSTNSIREIDLIPSEAIYDLRSIAERMVTAGYLRECIQVYGSVRKSAVDASFRRLGIEKLSIGDIQRLEWDALESKIRRWIRAAKVCVRILFASEKLLCEQIFNGIGSAADDACFMETVKGPAVQLFNFADAISISRRSPEKLFKMLDLYDALSDLLPDIDAVFNSKSSESVRVQAAEILSRLVEAVRGILSEFENAVQRETSKIPVPGGTIHPLTRYVMNYINLISDYKQTLLDLIVSIPSTASRYSDDPSTPDLEFPEPENRSPLALHLVWIIVILESNLEGKSKLYKDSSLAHLFLMNNVHYIVQKVKRSPELQEMIGDDYLRKLMGKFRQAATSYQRSTWVRILHSLRDEGLHVSGSFSSGVSKTALRERFKTFNAMFEEVHRTQATWLVPDPQLREELRISMSEKIIPAYRSFLGRFRSHIESGKHPEMYIKYSVEDLETAVLDFFEGFPISQHPKRRSQ; encoded by the coding sequence ATGGAATCGCATGAGAGCGTCTTCATGAAAGTCGAAGCCGCGGAGAATCTCATACTCAGGTGGGACTCCTCCGCATCCGAGGAGGCCAGGGAAAGAATGATCTTTGATGGTGGCAATCGTCAGGAAACCGACCGTTACTTGAGGGCGGTCGACGAAATCCAACGGTCTATGGaatccgtttctgtatccgGAGATACATTTTCCGGTGGTGGTGGCGACCCCGGCAAGGCTAATGGTGCCATCCAAATTGCCATGGCTCATCTTGAAGATGGATTCCGTAACATCCTCATCATCCATACCAACCCAATTGATTTCGACTCAGTCCTCCACTCCAATTCTTTTTCAACCCTCTCAAGCAGCTCTAGAACGTCTGACGGCGGCGCCTGCGATTTTGATGTTGATGATCTCTACCCAGTAAatgatggaggaggaggaagtggacgacgcagcagcagcagagaagAGGAACTGCAAGAGGGAGAAGGAAGTACTAGCAACAGCGGGGATCGTACTCCAAGCTACCGTTCCACTAACAGTATCCGTGAGATCGATTTGATCCCATCCGAAGCCATCTACGACCTCCGTAGCATCGCTGAGAGGATGGTCACTGCTGGGTACTTGCGTGAGTGCATTCAGGTATACGGAAGTGTCCGCAAATCCGCTGTAGACGCTAGCTTTCGCCGCCTCGGCATCGAAAAGCTCAGCATCGGCGACATCCAGAGGCTGGAGTGGGATGCTCTGGAGTCCAAGATCAGGCGCTGGATACGCGCTGCGAAGGTCTGCGTTCGTATCCTCTTTGCGAGTGAGAAACTTCTCTGCGAGCAGATCTTCAACGGCATCGGCTCCGCCGCAGACGACGCCTGTTTCATGGAGACCGTCAAGGGTCCCGCCGTCCAGCTCTTTAACTTTGCCGACGCCATCAGCATCAGCCGCCGATCACCGGAGAAGCTCTTCAAGATGCTCGACCTCTACGATGCCCTGTCCGACCTCTTGCCGGATATCGACGCCGTGTTCAATTCCAAGTCATCCGAGTCCGTCCGAGTCCAGGCAGCCGAGATACTATCACGGCTCGTCGAGGCCGTCAGAGGGATACTGTCGGAATTCGAGAACGCCGTGCAACGCGAGACCTCCAAGATTCCGGTTCCAGGCGGGACAATTCACCCCTTGACGAGGTACGTGATGAATTATATTAATCTCATCTCTGATTACAAGCAAACCCTTCTCGACCTCATTGTGTCAATACCTTCCACTGCCTCACGCTACTCCGATGATCCCTCGACGCCGGATTTGGAGTTTCCGGAGCCAGAGAACCGATCTCCGCTGGCCCTTCATCTGGTTTGGATCATTGTAATTCTGGAATCGAATTTAGAGGGGAAGTCCAAGCTCTACAAAGATAGCTCCTTGGCTCACCTTTTCCTCATGAACAACGTTCACTACATCGTTCAGAAAGTCAAAAGATCGCCTGAGCTCCAGGAGATGATTGGGGATGACTACCTGAGGAAGCTAATGGGGAAATTCAGGCAGGCAGCGACGAGCTACCAGAGGTCGACATGGGTGAGGATCCTCCACAGCCTGAGAGACGAGGGGCTACATGTAAGTGGGAGCTTCTCGTCGGGGGTTTCGAAGACCGCTTTGAGGGAAAGGTTCAAGACCTTCAATGCCATGTTTGAAGAGGTTCACCGGACTCAGGCCACATGGTTGGTACCCGATCCTCAGCTGCGTGAGGAGCTCCGCATATCCATGTCGGAGAAGATCATACCGGCTTACCGGTCCTTTCTAGGTCGGTTCAGAAGCCATATAGAGAGCG